Proteins encoded by one window of Crassostrea angulata isolate pt1a10 chromosome 9, ASM2561291v2, whole genome shotgun sequence:
- the LOC128162945 gene encoding uncharacterized protein LOC128162945 isoform X1, with protein MGNVFGKKIETDPGDIQYKEILEARKRYLDEQFIQDVEDELEKETPDDTGNTGVNRKSPSILNEIEIKAMSINPKDHSYPFENLVFEGGGAKGYAYSGAIKALEELGLVSQIRRFAGVSAGAMTASLLAVGYDLEEFQDIMGQDLSSIVLDAKCGILSLLPNLLTGYGWNPGNRFYNWFGELLEKKMGNKDVTFDEHYRKTGLELCIIVTNVNLMREEYCHVKTTPSMSIRTAVRMSIALPGLFQPTHYTCNGETNTYVDGGLICNYPIHCFDGWWLSMDSKDSFLEKLKALDDLQNLLDQRQRFALDQKDQAKTLGFVLYADSETDMFRFMCEKRIGVQLDPIPNTKLGRIKLKQKKDQEKAKREDRRVVMAVDEFLKVLKKHNLDKNHTINRTELEAAFKSEEFSTTSCEILFGKDCTVQNAFDLLDKEKSGEIDFRELLNFMHGTGVQLIERFLGYQRKNVDGFFDFFRTIQSAFKTNVQRAFVSPQDLDRTVGINTGHVGLTDFKLEEEDMRFVIDQGYKSTMTFLKYFAAKEELLKNADESLQKRIQSKSSTLEYEVKD; from the exons ATGGGGAAcgtctttggaaaaaaaatcgaaaCGGATCCAGGAGATattcaatacaaagaaattttGGAGGCTAGAAAGCGTTATCTTGACGAACAGTTCATACAAGATGTCGAAGACGAACTAGAAAAAGAGACACCTGATGACACTGGAAACACAg GTGTCAATCGCAAATCGCCATCTATTTTAAACGAGATTGAAATAAAAGCCATGAGTATTAATCCTAAAGACCATAGTTACCCTTTTGAGAACCTTGTTTTTGAAGGAGGTGGTGCCAAGGGATATGCGTACTCAGGCGCTATCAAG GCTTTGGAGGAACTTGGACTAGTCAGTCAGATCAGAAGATTTGCTGGAGTTAGCGCAGGCGCAATGACAGCTTCCCTTTTGGCCGTGGGATACGATTTGGAAGAATTCCAAGACATAATGGGTCAAGATTTGTCTTCAATAGTATTAG ATGCCAAGTGTGGAATACTTAGTCTTCTGCCGAATCTACTGACTGGATACGGATGGAATCCTGGTAATAGATTCTACAACTGGTTCGGGGAACTGTTGGAAAAAAAGATGGGCAACAAAGACGTAACTTTTGACGAG cattatagAAAGACTGGGCTAGAGCTTTGTATCATTGTGACTAATGTTAACCTTATGAGAGAGGAATATTGTCACGTAAAGACTACACCGTCTATGTCCATCAGAACTGCCGTACGGATGTCTATTGCACTACCAG GTCTCTTTCAACCAACACATTACACATGTAACGGAGAAACAAATACCTATGTAGACGGCGGATTAATTTGTAACTATCCCATCCACTGCTTCGACG GATGGTGGCTCTCGATGGATTCAaaagatagttttttagaaaaactcAAAGCATTAGATGATCTACAAAACTTATTAGACCAACGGCAAAGGTTTGCCCTTGACCAGAAAGACCAAGCAAAGACGTTGGGCTTTGTTCTG TACGCCGACTCTGAGACAGATATGTTCCGATTTATGTGTGAGAAGAGAATAGGTGTTCAACTTGATCCAATTCCCAACACTAAACTAGGAAG gataaaactaaaacaaaaaaaggatCAAGAAAAGGCTAAGAGAGAAGACAGACGAGTTGTAATGGCAGTGGATGAGTTTTTGAAA gTTTTGAAGAAACACAATTTGGATAAAAACCACACCATTAACAGGACAGAGCTAGAAGCTGCTTTTAAATCT GAGGAATTTTCTACGACGAGCTGTGAAATTCTTTTTGGAAAAGATTGCACAGTTCAGAATGCCTTTGATCTTCTGGACAAAGAAAAATCTGGCGAG ATAGACTTTCGGGAGTTATTAAACTTTATGCATGGCACAGGTGTACAACTAATTGAGCGTTTTCTTGGCTACCAGAGGAAAAACGTTGATGGATTTTTTGACTTCTTTAGAACGATTCAAAGCGCCTTCAAAACAAACGTTCAACGGGCATTTGTCAGT CCTCAAGACTTGGATAGAACTGTTGGCATTAATACTGGCCACGTGGGACTCACTGATTTTAAATTGGAAGAAGAAGATATGAGATTTGTGATTGAT CAAGGTTACAAATCGACAATGACTTTTTTGAAATACTTTGCCGCCAAAGAAGAACTTCTGAAGAATGCTGACGAATCACTTCAAAAACGAATCCAGTCTAAATCTAGCACTTTGGAATATGAAGTCAAAGATTAG
- the LOC128162945 gene encoding uncharacterized protein LOC128162945 isoform X2, whose product MGNVFGKKIETDPGDIQYKEILEARKRYLDEQFIQDVEDELEKETPDDTGNTGVNRKSPSILNEIEIKAMSINPKDHSYPFENLVFEGGGAKGYAYSGAIKALEELGLVSQIRRFAGVSAGAMTASLLAVGYDLEEFQDIMGQDLSSIVLDAKCGILSLLPNLLTGYGWNPGNRFYNWFGELLEKKMGNKDVTFDEHYRKTGLELCIIVTNVNLMREEYCHVKTTPSMSIRTAVRMSIALPGLFQPTHYTCNGETNTYVDGGLICNYPIHCFDGWWLSMDSKDSFLEKLKALDDLQNLLDQRQRFALDQKDQAKTLGFVLYADSETDMFRFMCEKRIGVQLDPIPNTKLGRIKLKQKKDQEKAKREDRRVVMAVDEFLKVLKKHNLDKNHTINRTELEAAFKSEEFSTTSCEILFGKDCTVQNAFDLLDKEKSGEIDFRELLNFMHGTGVQLIERFLGYQRKNVDGFFDFFRTIQSAFKTNVQRAFVSPQDLDRTVGINTGHVGLTDFKLEEEDMRFVIDKSVQSECLDWKAPDPNLLNCKVTNRQ is encoded by the exons ATGGGGAAcgtctttggaaaaaaaatcgaaaCGGATCCAGGAGATattcaatacaaagaaattttGGAGGCTAGAAAGCGTTATCTTGACGAACAGTTCATACAAGATGTCGAAGACGAACTAGAAAAAGAGACACCTGATGACACTGGAAACACAg GTGTCAATCGCAAATCGCCATCTATTTTAAACGAGATTGAAATAAAAGCCATGAGTATTAATCCTAAAGACCATAGTTACCCTTTTGAGAACCTTGTTTTTGAAGGAGGTGGTGCCAAGGGATATGCGTACTCAGGCGCTATCAAG GCTTTGGAGGAACTTGGACTAGTCAGTCAGATCAGAAGATTTGCTGGAGTTAGCGCAGGCGCAATGACAGCTTCCCTTTTGGCCGTGGGATACGATTTGGAAGAATTCCAAGACATAATGGGTCAAGATTTGTCTTCAATAGTATTAG ATGCCAAGTGTGGAATACTTAGTCTTCTGCCGAATCTACTGACTGGATACGGATGGAATCCTGGTAATAGATTCTACAACTGGTTCGGGGAACTGTTGGAAAAAAAGATGGGCAACAAAGACGTAACTTTTGACGAG cattatagAAAGACTGGGCTAGAGCTTTGTATCATTGTGACTAATGTTAACCTTATGAGAGAGGAATATTGTCACGTAAAGACTACACCGTCTATGTCCATCAGAACTGCCGTACGGATGTCTATTGCACTACCAG GTCTCTTTCAACCAACACATTACACATGTAACGGAGAAACAAATACCTATGTAGACGGCGGATTAATTTGTAACTATCCCATCCACTGCTTCGACG GATGGTGGCTCTCGATGGATTCAaaagatagttttttagaaaaactcAAAGCATTAGATGATCTACAAAACTTATTAGACCAACGGCAAAGGTTTGCCCTTGACCAGAAAGACCAAGCAAAGACGTTGGGCTTTGTTCTG TACGCCGACTCTGAGACAGATATGTTCCGATTTATGTGTGAGAAGAGAATAGGTGTTCAACTTGATCCAATTCCCAACACTAAACTAGGAAG gataaaactaaaacaaaaaaaggatCAAGAAAAGGCTAAGAGAGAAGACAGACGAGTTGTAATGGCAGTGGATGAGTTTTTGAAA gTTTTGAAGAAACACAATTTGGATAAAAACCACACCATTAACAGGACAGAGCTAGAAGCTGCTTTTAAATCT GAGGAATTTTCTACGACGAGCTGTGAAATTCTTTTTGGAAAAGATTGCACAGTTCAGAATGCCTTTGATCTTCTGGACAAAGAAAAATCTGGCGAG ATAGACTTTCGGGAGTTATTAAACTTTATGCATGGCACAGGTGTACAACTAATTGAGCGTTTTCTTGGCTACCAGAGGAAAAACGTTGATGGATTTTTTGACTTCTTTAGAACGATTCAAAGCGCCTTCAAAACAAACGTTCAACGGGCATTTGTCAGT CCTCAAGACTTGGATAGAACTGTTGGCATTAATACTGGCCACGTGGGACTCACTGATTTTAAATTGGAAGAAGAAGATATGAGATTTGTGATTGAT aagtccgtgcaatcTGAATGCCTCGATTGGAAAGCACCAGACCCTAACTTGCTCAAttg CAAGGTTACAAATCGACAATGA
- the LOC128162942 gene encoding uncharacterized protein LOC128162942 has protein sequence MGNYFGSQIETNPVDVRNKEIIEARERYLQEQFEKNEEKAENDDDSTDSTREPAISNFDRNTDRKPSVLCGIELKVMSIDPKDHSYPFENLVFEGGGSKGHAYAGAIKALEELGLIKQIKRYAGASAGAMTAALLAVGYNSKDLQDFLTQDLSLILLDSRFGRLSYLPNLLLGYGCNPAKKFYKWFGDLLEKKMGNIDVTFEEHFKKTGIELCVIVTNVNRMKEEYCHVKTTPDMPIRLAVRMSMSLPGLFQATNYKSYGETNLYVDGGVICNYPIHCFDGWWLSMDSKDSFLEKLQPLHDLPNVLDKRHRFARDYKDPEKTLGFILYADAETDLFRYICEQRLGVELDPTPNTKLGREKMKLQRDQEIAKREHRRVIMAVAEFMKVLRKHELHKNHTISRKVLKEAFECEEFSTKSSELLFGKDCTVDDAFKILDSNKNGEINFQELINFIEGAGVNLQQRFLGYQRKDIDGLFNYALTLENAIMTNVQRAFVDRQDVDRTVGINTGHVGTSDFTLEDGDRSFAVAQGYKSTMVFLKYFIAKKLLKDVESLPESNSSMSSSFRNDAKEEYENDDVAQSNVSRGMMN, from the exons ATGGGGAACTACTTTGGAAGTCAAATCGAGACAAATCCCGTAGATGTAcgaaacaaagaaattatagaaGCTAGGGAACGTTATCTCCAGGAACAGTTTGAGAAAAATGAGGAAAAGGCGGAAAATGATGATGATTCTACCGATTCTACCAGAGAGCCAG CCATATCCAATTTCGATCGAAATACGGACAGAAAGCCATCCGTTCTATGTGGAATAGAATTGAAAGTCATGAGTATTGATCCGAAAGACCATAGCTACCCATTCGAGAACCTTGTCTTTGAAGGAGGTGGTAGCAAGGGTCATGCGTACGCGGGAGCTATTAAG GCTTTGGAAGAACTTGGACTTATCAAACAGATCAAACGGTATGCCGGAGCAAGTGCAGGCGCAATGACAGCTGCCCTTTTGGCCGTGGGATACAATTCAAAAGATCTCCAAGACTTCTTAACTCAAGACCTGTCTCTAATTCTGTTAg ATTCCAGGTTTGGAAGACTCAGTTATCTGCCAAATCTTCTGTTGGGATACGGCTGTAATCCTGCTAAAAAATTCTACAAGTGGTTCGGAGATCTGTTGGAAAAAAAGATGGGAAACATAGACGTTACCTTTGAAGAG CATTTCAAAAAGACTGGAATAGAGTTGTGTGTTATCGTGACTAATGTAAACCGTATGAAAGAAGAATATTGTCACGTGAAGACTACACCTGATATGCCAATAAGATTAGCCGTACGGATGTCTATGTCATTGCCAG GACTTTTCCAAGCAACAAATTACAAATCGTACGGAGAAACAAACTTGTATGTTGATGGGGGAGTCATTTGTAACTATCCAATTCACTGCTTTGACG GATGGTGGCTCTCAATGGATTCAaaagatagttttttagaaaaacttCAGCCATTACATGATCTTCCGAACGTGCTAGACAAGCGACACAGATTTGCTCGGGACTATAAAGATCCAGAAAAAACGTTAGGCTTTATACTG TACGCTGACGCTGAAACTGACTTGTTCCGATACATCTGTGAGCAACGATTAGGAGTTGAGCTTGATCCAACCCCCAATACTAAACTAGGAAG aGAAAAAATGAAACTACAAAGAGACCAAGAAATAGCTAAGCGAGAACACAGACGAGTTATTATGGCAGTTGCGGAATTTATGAAA GTTTTGAGGAAACACGAGCTACATAAAAACCATACAATAAGTCGGAAGGTATTAAAGGAAGCATTCGAATGT gAGGAATTTTCTACAAAGAGCAGTGAATTGCTTTTTGGAAAAGACTGTACAGTGGACGATGCCTTTAAAATTTTGGACAGCAATAAAAATGGCGAG ATAAACTTCCAGGAGTTAATAAACTTTATAGAAGGAGCAGGTGTAAATTTACAGCAACGTTTTCTTGGCTACCAGAGAAAAGACATTGATGGACTTTTCAATTACGCTTTAACGCTTGAAAACGCTATCATGACGAACGTACAACGGGCATTTGTCGAT CGCCAAGATGTGGATAGAACTGTGGGCATTAATACTGGACACGTGGGGACATCTGATTTTACATTGGAAGATGGAGATAGGAGCTTCGCTGTTGCT CAAGGTTACAAATCGACCATGGTTTTTTTGAAATACTTTATCGCCAAGAAACTTCTGAAGGATGTTGAATCACTTCCGGAAAGTAACAGTTCCATGTCAAGCAGCTTTAGGAATGACGCTAAAGAAGAATATGAAAATGATGACGTCGCACAAAGTAACGTCTCTAGGGGAATGATGAATTAG
- the LOC128162945 gene encoding uncharacterized protein LOC128162945 isoform X3, whose protein sequence is MGNVFGKKIETDPGDIQYKEILEARKRYLDEQFIQDVEDELEKETPDDTGNTGVNRKSPSILNEIEIKAMSINPKDHSYPFENLVFEGGGAKGYAYSGAIKALEELGLVSQIRRFAGVSAGAMTASLLAVGYDLEEFQDIMGQDLSSIVLDAKCGILSLLPNLLTGYGWNPGNRFYNWFGELLEKKMGNKDVTFDEHYRKTGLELCIIVTNVNLMREEYCHVKTTPSMSIRTAVRMSIALPGLFQPTHYTCNGETNTYVDGGLICNYPIHCFDGWWLSMDSKDSFLEKLKALDDLQNLLDQRQRFALDQKDQAKTLGFVLYADSETDMFRFMCEKRIGVQLDPIPNTKLGRIKLKQKKDQEKAKREDRRVVMAVDEFLKVLKKHNLDKNHTINRTELEAAFKSEEFSTTSCEILFGKDCTVQNAFDLLDKEKSGEIDFRELLNFMHGTGVQLIERFLGYQRKNVDGFFDFFRTIQSAFKTNVQRAFVSPQDLDRTVGINTGHVGLTDFKLEEEDMRFVIDVS, encoded by the exons ATGGGGAAcgtctttggaaaaaaaatcgaaaCGGATCCAGGAGATattcaatacaaagaaattttGGAGGCTAGAAAGCGTTATCTTGACGAACAGTTCATACAAGATGTCGAAGACGAACTAGAAAAAGAGACACCTGATGACACTGGAAACACAg GTGTCAATCGCAAATCGCCATCTATTTTAAACGAGATTGAAATAAAAGCCATGAGTATTAATCCTAAAGACCATAGTTACCCTTTTGAGAACCTTGTTTTTGAAGGAGGTGGTGCCAAGGGATATGCGTACTCAGGCGCTATCAAG GCTTTGGAGGAACTTGGACTAGTCAGTCAGATCAGAAGATTTGCTGGAGTTAGCGCAGGCGCAATGACAGCTTCCCTTTTGGCCGTGGGATACGATTTGGAAGAATTCCAAGACATAATGGGTCAAGATTTGTCTTCAATAGTATTAG ATGCCAAGTGTGGAATACTTAGTCTTCTGCCGAATCTACTGACTGGATACGGATGGAATCCTGGTAATAGATTCTACAACTGGTTCGGGGAACTGTTGGAAAAAAAGATGGGCAACAAAGACGTAACTTTTGACGAG cattatagAAAGACTGGGCTAGAGCTTTGTATCATTGTGACTAATGTTAACCTTATGAGAGAGGAATATTGTCACGTAAAGACTACACCGTCTATGTCCATCAGAACTGCCGTACGGATGTCTATTGCACTACCAG GTCTCTTTCAACCAACACATTACACATGTAACGGAGAAACAAATACCTATGTAGACGGCGGATTAATTTGTAACTATCCCATCCACTGCTTCGACG GATGGTGGCTCTCGATGGATTCAaaagatagttttttagaaaaactcAAAGCATTAGATGATCTACAAAACTTATTAGACCAACGGCAAAGGTTTGCCCTTGACCAGAAAGACCAAGCAAAGACGTTGGGCTTTGTTCTG TACGCCGACTCTGAGACAGATATGTTCCGATTTATGTGTGAGAAGAGAATAGGTGTTCAACTTGATCCAATTCCCAACACTAAACTAGGAAG gataaaactaaaacaaaaaaaggatCAAGAAAAGGCTAAGAGAGAAGACAGACGAGTTGTAATGGCAGTGGATGAGTTTTTGAAA gTTTTGAAGAAACACAATTTGGATAAAAACCACACCATTAACAGGACAGAGCTAGAAGCTGCTTTTAAATCT GAGGAATTTTCTACGACGAGCTGTGAAATTCTTTTTGGAAAAGATTGCACAGTTCAGAATGCCTTTGATCTTCTGGACAAAGAAAAATCTGGCGAG ATAGACTTTCGGGAGTTATTAAACTTTATGCATGGCACAGGTGTACAACTAATTGAGCGTTTTCTTGGCTACCAGAGGAAAAACGTTGATGGATTTTTTGACTTCTTTAGAACGATTCAAAGCGCCTTCAAAACAAACGTTCAACGGGCATTTGTCAGT CCTCAAGACTTGGATAGAACTGTTGGCATTAATACTGGCCACGTGGGACTCACTGATTTTAAATTGGAAGAAGAAGATATGAGATTTGTGATTGATGTTAGTTGA